From a region of the Eulemur rufifrons isolate Redbay chromosome 7, OSU_ERuf_1, whole genome shotgun sequence genome:
- the TRIM59 gene encoding tripartite motif-containing protein 59, protein MHNFEDELTCPICYSIFEDPRVLPCSHTFCRNCLENVLQASGNFYIWRPLRIPLKCPNCRSIIEIAPTGIESLPVNFALRAIIEKYQQEDHPDIVTCPEHYRQPLNVYCLLDKKLVCGHCLTIGQHHGHPIDDLQSAYLKEKDTPQKLLEQLTDTHWTDLTRLIEKLEEQKSHSEKMVQGDKEVVLQYFKELSDTLEQKKKFFLTALCDVGSLINQEYTPQIERMKEMREQQLELMTLTTSLQEESPLKFLEKVDDVRQRVQILKQRPLPEVQPVEIYPRVSKVLKEEWNRTEIGQIKKVLIPEMKISSKGMPCSWPDKDDKEVEFFKILNIVIVTLISVILMLILFFNQHIITFLNEITSICFSEVSLSVYQSLSNSVHDLKNILCHTLYLLKEFMWKIVSH, encoded by the coding sequence ATGCACAATTTTGAGGATGAGTTAACGTGTCCCATATGTTACAGTATTTTTGAAGATCCTCGTGTACTACCATGCTCTCATACATTTTGCAGAAATTGTTTGGAAAACGTTCTTCAGGCATCTGGTAACTTTTATATATGGAGACCTTTACGAATTCCACTCAAGTGCCCTAACTGCAGAAGTATTATTGAAATTGCTCCAACTGGTATTGAATCTTTACCTGTTAATTTTGCATTAAGGGCTATTATTGAAAAGTACCAGCAAGAAGACCATCCAGATATTGTCACCTGCCCCGAACATTACAGGCAACCATTAAATGTTTATTGCCTACTAGATAAAAAATTAGTTTGTGGTCATTGCCTTACCATCGGTCAACACCATGGTCATCCTATAGATGACCTTCAAAGTGCctatctgaaagaaaaggacactcCACAAAAACTGCTTGAACAGTTAACTGACACACATTGGACAGATCTTACTCGTCTTATTGAAAAGCTGGAAGAACAAAAATCTCATTCTGAGAAAATGGTCCAAGGTGATAAGGAAGTTGTTCTCCAGTATTTTAAGGAGCTTAGTGATAcattagaacagaaaaaaaaatttttcctaacGGCTCTCTGTGATGTTGGCAGTCTGATTAATCAAGAATATACTCCACaaattgaaagaatgaaagaaatgagagagCAGCAGCTTGAACTAATGACACTGACAACATCTTTACAAGAAGAATCTCCACTTAAATTTCTTGAAAAAGTAGATGATGTCCGCCAGCGTGTGCAGATCTTGAAACAAAGACCACTTCCTGAGGTCCAACCTGTTGAAATTTATCCTCGAGTAAGCAAAGTATTAAAAGAagagtggaacagaacagaaattgGACAAATTAAGAAAGTGCTCATTcctgaaatgaaaatttcttcaAAAGGTATGCCATGTTCCTGGCCTGATAAGGATGACAAAgaagttgaattttttaaaattttaaacattgttaTAGTTACACTGATTTCAGTGATACTGATGTTAATACTCTTTTTCAACCAACACATAATaacctttttaaatgaaatcactTCAATATGTTTTTCTGAAGTCTCTCTATCTGTTTACCAAAGTTTATCTAACAGTGTGCATGATCTAAAGAATATACTATGTCACACtttatatttgttgaaagaatttaTGTGGAAAATAGTTTCTCATTGA